The genomic stretch GAGTTTCCCTCCACCCAAAGTGAAGGAGGAATCCGCTCACCATGCCCATCCATCAGATTGGCATGCGAGGGTTCAAGCCTCTTGGTTCTCACTTTCTTGCCCCCAGTAGAGTAgctattgataaaaaaattgacACCCTCATGGTGTCGCTCCTATATTGATGAAATTGTTTGTACTTTCGTTTCATTTCTAATTAGATCCCATAAAGCGCTCCCAACTCCATTGGGCAACACGATATCAGATTATTGATGGAATTGGCCGTGGACTTCTTTATCTCCATGAAGGCTCTCGACTCAAGATCATTCACCGGGATATCAAAACTAGCAATGTTTTGTTGGACGAAGAGATGACTGCAAAGATTTCAGACTTCGGCATGGCAAGGATCTTTTGTGAAGATCAAAACAATGCCAATACTAAACGAGTTGTGGGGACCTAGTAAGTCTTGTCCTCTTTACTCTTAACCATTCATTCACTTAAGTTTGGTAGTTAAattcagaaaagaaaatgaaagaaatcaaaTCCTCTAGCATTCTTATCTCATTAATTATTTAGGAGAAGTTAATTTACAATGATGCTGTGATCTCACATCAATAATTTCCATCACAAACAGTGGATATATGTCCCCAGAATATGCAATGCAGGGGACATTTTCAATGAAGTCTGATATTTTCAGCTTTGGTGTTATCTTGCTTGAGATCATAAGTGGGAAGAGAAACAACAGCTACCTTATGGAGTATGGCCAAACCCTCTTGGCACATGTAAGATTTAATTAGTTAAcagaaatttatttaaaattacaAATTGGAAGTGAAAGTTGTAAGCTGTTAGATGTCAATTACAGGTATGGAGCCTATGGAATGAAGGCAAAGCCTTGGATTTTGTCGACCCATGGTTGATTAGCTCATCCTCAAGAACAGAGATATTAAGATGCATGCATATTGGGCTTTTATGTGTTCAAAGAGAAGCAGCTGACAGACCAACCATGTCAAATGTCATAGTTATGCTCAGATGCGATTCTAGAGATCTTCCTCAACCTAAAGAACCTGCGTTCACTTTGGGAAGAGTCTTGGTCAAAACTGATCAATCTACCACCGTCATTTGTTCTGTAAATGAAGCTACTATTTCTAATGACATGCCTCGTTGAGAGTCCGGGAGTCGTCTCTGTCTCTACTTCTCAACAGTGAAGGTTGTTGTATATATGTAGATTAGAAGTGAGCTTTTCTAAATTTTCCAAGCTTCCAGGCAAGGTCAGCAGATAGAACATCTACTATTCCTCAGCATAAACACAAGACTTCAGTAGAATTAGTTAGGAATAGAAGAGTTCTTACCATCAGAAGGGCTTTTGGCATACAGGCACAGCTAACACTATCACTCCTTGGGTTCCTGACTTCCTGCTATGTGGAGCCCCAGGATTCCAAGGTAGTCAACAGTATCTCCCTGGTGAAAATTCATGAAAAGGAAATGGAAAATAACTAGTATTAACATTAACATTCGTCAGTTTCTTTTTAGTCAagaaccccaccccaccccaccccaccccaaaaaaatggaaagacaaACTTGTGCAAAGTTTAAGGATAGTTAGGCAAGGTTGGTACTTCAAATGTTATGTGCAATGGCTAAGAGAATCATCTTGAGATAAAAATCGGTATTAAAAACCACAAGTAATCCAACAAACCACCATTGGCAAACAGGTGAGATCCAGAATCTACTGCACTGGCCAATTCCTCGTAGTTGAACCATGCTGCTAATCAATCATGTCATAATTCAGTCCTGGCAAGCTAGTATGCTGCTAATCAATCATGTCGTAATGTTCAGTCCTGGCAAGCTAGTGTTACTTCATCTCAGAAACCTGCTTTAAACATACATACGAATATGGCAAACACATTGATTTGTATTACTTCTTAGATTTGGCCTCTAAGACATAGTTAAACTTCAATTGATATTTATCTGGGCCAAGTATTGTGGCAGATCAAAACGGTATAAGTACATGTGACATCAAAACTTCTCTACCATAGTagtccattaaaaaaaaaaaaaaaacactttgcCTTAAAATATTCTAAACTAAAAACTGAATGCTTGTCAAGACTGGAGGAAAGTATAAATAGTCAAATACTGATGCCTCAAcattttttagcaaaaaatcAGAAGGACTCCTGCTTGAGTAGCTGTGACAAGCTTGAGCTGAAGCTTCAATATGCCCGAGTGGCTTAGTTAACACCAATTTGGTGTGATTCTTTATATAGAACATAGTTCATATTGACTGACTATCCTGGTAATTGACCCGACTGGATCATAAGGATCTGGATCATAAGGATCTTCAGGTGCAGTCTTTGAAAGATCCCGGTGTAGTGGCTTAATGCAACCTTGTGCCAATAACTTAAATGTTAAGCGCATGTATAGACTGGCCTGGagactcaaaaaaaaaaggaaaattcaaatTCCTTCTTCGTCATCAGAAAGCAAGCAATCCTTTATTTGCTCCCTGAaagcaaacaaaagaaaaccaaagttGCCCAGATCAGTCAAGAAATACCATCTACCCTACCCATCTGGAACTCATTAATTCATCTAGTAAATTATTACAATTAGATTAGCTAACATAAATAGTTGGATATCAAATGTTACCTAAGCCAATCTTGGTTACTGCAGATGCCATCCCTCACTCGAGCAACCATTGGTTTTGGGAGAAGTGAATAGAAATGCTCCATGGTTGATGGCTCCTTTGGAAGTATCTGAAACTGGCAACTGGAACAACAGCTTGCCCCAAAAATATCAGCAGTAGTTTCAGAATGCCCAAGAATGCTTTTCAAACTTTCCAGATCTGAATTCTTGATTGGGCTGTTGCAGATTGGACAGAAATATTCTGATGGATTGGATTCATATGATTCGAAATTCAACTTCTTGTGACGCCTTCGGAAAGACGAATGATTGCTGGAGTCATTGGTTTCTGGTAGCCTATTGAAATTAAATGGAGTAAGCTTTTCTGCTGTTCTTACTATGGTGGGCTCCCTGGAAGGATTCTCTTCCTGCAAACAAAAGCCTTCTTTAGGGATCCAGATGGAACAGTGAGGATATGGAGAATGTAAGGGCTTCTAACAGAAGACAGGAGAAAGAACAGCAAGACCATTTAACCTGCAAGAGAGTAACAAATGATGACACTAAACCATTGATGCCAGAATGAGGACCATCAAGCAGCTCCAGGGTCTTCAAGCTGCCCTGCCAAAATGAGCTCCAACCATCACACCCATAGAGGGGAACAATGAAGCTACTACATGAAAGGCATCTACTACAAACCTCTCATGGTGACAAAGCATTTTGAGCTCTTGTATAAGACAGTCCCGAAGAGGAAGTACCACTGGAACCTCCCACCTCGCATCAACATACTGTATATCTGCTGGTAAAGAGTAACCTTGACCCTGATGAAAACAGAAACGATCATAAGAGCTTGGATACTTCTGTTGTAATTGACCAGAACAAAATGCATTCTGCCAATTGACATCAATTGCTCATTTCGTCTATGGCTGGTAATTTAAGTACTCCTAAAGGATAACAGGTAAGAAATGTTAACCAGTAAAGAATGTGAAACGAAACCAGAAACTTGAAGAAGTTAAAGCCAAGTGAAGAGAAATTCATTATCACAAGATTTTTACTTAACTGGCTTGGCAGTCCAACCTGTATACTGGGAAAATGGAAGAGTATCATACTGCCAGGAATGAGGCATTCATttaaacatagttgtcaaggcatcgccaaAGGCGCCCTTGAGGTAGGGGCGCCAATTGGTCAGTTTGGTCTGGTTTCGTGTACTGGgtcaaaccaaaaccgaaccattaAGGCGAAATTTGGTTTCAGTTCCGGTTTTCTATCAGTTTTCCTTCCGGGTTCTTATTGGTCCACTATCAGTTTAGTCCAGTTTGGCTAAGGTTTTCCACACAAACACACGCACACATATAATAATGTAAACAAACTGGatcttatagattttttttatctggtTAGGATCAGtttctggtttcggtttgtcccGTTTCCAAAAAACTAAAGGTGACACAGTAAAAATTCATTTTGGTTCAGTAAGCGGGCTATGTTGCCTAAATGGTTTGTTGACTGTGTACACAACCTACAGGTCAAAGTTTCAAGGCTTGTTGATGGATCAAAATTTTGGTTCGGTTTTTCTGATCAGTTTCATTCAGTCTGAACATTTTGGGCTGGAATTTGACAACTCTAACTTGAGGTCCTAGGCAGCCATTTTTACCTTATTTGCCAAgcacccaaaaccaaaaccgatgATCTGCAACAGAAATTCCAATCATGATCACTATAAGATTAAAATAGCATGAAAATATGCCCTGAGAAGCACTTGCCTTAGGTGCTTTGGCCCAGCAAAGGTGTTGCCTATGCGCCAAGGCACCCTGATTACTATGCATTTCATACAcattaggctgtgtttggtatgcattcccattCTGAGAATGCGAATTTCCATTCTGAAAATACAGAATGTGTTCTTAACTAagaatgagaacattgtttggatAACATGTTTGTTTAAAATGCATTCTTGATGTTAGAATGCTcagacattttatcaaacacctcatgGGCGAAATTGCTGCAGTGAAAATTCCAAACAACATTACATCAATAACTcacaaataaatatataaaattttgaacTGTTCCTTAGATAGTATTGCTCAAATCGATCCTCAAGTCCCCTAGTGAAAACCCTTTGCCTTCACGTCGATGTTCGTTAGAGTTCTTCATTTTACGGCCTTAACCTTCTTCGGCTTCGCCGGAAAACAAGAATCATCATCGGAAATATCCAATAACGAACCCAAACACACAATCTTCTCCGGTCGACTTAAATCGAAATGGATTTTCTTCGGTTCATAAGCAGCGAAAGATTCCGCACTAGAGAGACAAGCAAAAGAAGCAGATGATGTTGAAGAATCAGAATCACAATCATCATCCTCCGGCACCGAAGTTCAAAACCGGAACATCGAACGTACCGGTTGAAATCCGACATCGGAGATGTGATTTCCGGCGAAAGATTTGCATTTGGAAAATACAGTCCGACGAACATGTCGACCTACCAAAAAGTTAGCTCCGTGAACCCTAGCGTTGCAATGCCAACACAAAAAAGCCGAATCGGAGGAGCAATAAAGGCGAAGTTTCTCCATTTAAAAGCTCGCAAACCCTTGGTTTCATCTCCAAAAGAACTGCAAAAAAACCCATAAAGATCACGAGGAAAATAGAagattctaggatttttggATTCAAGAGGAGATtttaaaaaggcaaaaaagagagatttgggGCGAGAGAAGcggtttttagagagagaaagaaaagtagtgTTTGGAGATTTGAAAGAATGAGACGTTATTCCTTGGGAGAGAAGGGGCCTTTCATAAGATTAGTGGCAGAGCTATATTCATCGGGCTGTGCCGAGAGCTGGAGAATGGAGAATGGAGAATGGAGAATGGAGAATGCAGAATGCAGAATGGAAAATATCCCATTCCAGAATGAGCTGCATTCTTGACCGTGTTCTAGAATTTTGAGAATTGAATGATTACCAAACCATGTTTTTAACGGTCCAGAATGTGTTCTTGGTccagaatgcattccaagaatgcataccaaacacagtctTAGTTTCCCGAATACAACTATTACTCCATATTTTGCAGGTTATAATACAATTTATTGGGGTACAAACTAGCTGATTAGGATCCTAAACAGAAGTCATTTATTACAAACAAATGGAGATAACTGATACGGGAGGGGGCACTGTTAATATATTCCAGTGACAAACCTTCACTGTTGCTGAAATGACATGGCAAGCAATCCTTGATGCGCATGATCCTAGCACCACTTTGTTGTATCCATGGCCAGAAGCAATCTGAAGAAGATAACAACAatattatatgaaaataaagcTGACATTACCATCATCCTAACTAAGAAATGAATGTGAACTAAGACTGAACCTTCTGCAAGGATATCATACGTAGATGCCGTAAAAGATCTTCTTTTCCAGTTACATCACTAATTGCACATAGTAACTCTTTCAATCTCTCAATTCCATCATCGGAGtccaaagaaaaaatatctCCAATCGGTGCAATGTACAACTCTTTTGCCGGTGGAGCTAAACTTGACACAATCAATCTGACATCTTGGATCGCTTGCTCAAATTCATGAGAAGGGATGGAAGAAATAGCACTTTCATCAATAAAAGCAATTCCAACACCAAATACTGGAAATGATTTGTCTCTACTGGCATCCAAATTCCTTTGTGCTTTTTGTTGCAACTCATGTATAAATTGTAAAGCCACCCTACAACAGAACCATTTTCTTTTAGGCAATAtagtaaaacagtaaaataactAAAATTTGAAAGATAgataaaagaataatcattcATGACCTACcatatatataatcatttgtTTGTGAAACAAAAAGCGTCTAGTGACCTCAAATTgcagattattattatttataccTCAATTTCCTAAATATGTTGTACAAGTTCATTTGACATGGAAGTGGCCAACAAGGATGTGCTGGCACATTGCATGTATTAGGATTGTTTTGAAGAAGATTAGCAAAGCTTCATCCATTAATGATTACTACGACTTAGTTCTGTTCAACTTGTTTCTGAGGTTCAGattcatctttctcttcttctgttaCGTTCTTCTTACCCTTCTATTGCCTCAACAGATCTGATCTTCACCCTTCCATTTACTATAAAAATCCTAGATATGATGCTACAGCCTACAGATGCTGATAGACTTGTTTCTTAGATTAGGGTACATCCTTTATCTTGTCCAACACCTTTTTCCCACCATTCTATCATTACTCGAGATCTGAATCTAAACCTTCTTTTGGCCTAAATATGTCAATTGAGGTGCTACTGGGCTATAAAATTATTGACTCTGTTCACACATGAAGGGTTGCAATTAACTTGATATAATAAAACTATATTCTGCCTTCTATACGCACTCTTGATAGCATGGTTTTTCCATCAGAATTATAAAACTGGGTTCAATCATCAACATGAATtccaaaatttcataaatcaatTGCAATTAATGATGACCAAGTAGACTTCATATAACTAAATTTTGCAGTCAAATTATATTTCACAATCTACAGAATCATCCGATCAAATGACCACTACTTCCGATATCAAAGTTCGAATACGAATTAGATCCCATCTCAGACCTCCATTGCAGCTAGCCTCCAAATCGTATAAATTAAGAAGATGTTCCCCTGACAAACGTAAACTACGAAGTGGGTAGAGAGGTAACGAAAGAAACCCACCCATTTAGCATATCAGAATACAGTTCTTCGCTTTGAAATTCGAACTGAAAATGCTGATGAACAATGtcttcttctctaatttagGTTGTAATGGTATATCTAATGGTGTTTATTCACAAAAGGCACCTAATAACCTTCTAAATACTGCTACagattaacaaaataaaaaagcgagagagatggagagagaccTGGAGGAAGGACCACCGGAGAAAGCGACAAGAACATTATCAGGGGGAGAAATCAAGTCTTGCGTGGTGACGGTGACCTTAAACTTGCCAAAGAGTGATGAACGGAAGCATCCAAAGCAGACGCGACTTTCATCTCCGATGAGGGCTTCGTCAATCTTGCACTTGACGCAGAGACTCTGACGATGCCCAGACCCCTCAGAAGAATAAGCCTGAGTTGAATCAGACCTATTGGAAGAAGCAGTATCGGTTGAAACTGAATTGGTCTTGATGATGGGCTTCCCTGCTTTCTTCTTTGTCGACACCACcaattcttcatcatcttcatctctgCAGCAACCAGTCTGGCCGCAAGCTGCAGCAGCGCAAGCCATCCTCCTCTGTGTCCTTTTGGTTCCGGCCTATGAGGATGTTCCTTCTCCGTAAGGGTCTAAGGGTGCGTTACTGCATCAAGGTTGAGCATGAGCCCTCGCATCAGGGTTTTAAAATCCGGAATCGGACGCTTTGAATCGGAATCGGCTTCTCCACCAATAAGGCAATACCCAAAAGATTGTGATACTCTTTCACACTCACCCATTGGCCTACATGCCGATTTGTATATGTGCTAAcaaggtagcattctttttttttttttttttcatatttgtcTTATTGAATATAATAGATTATTAAttgatcatatctctctctccgaAACTTTGATTAAGCTAATTCTTTTGTTGACATAAAACTAGCTCACAAGAAACATATTTTTCATGATATCACCTAACTCAAGTTCAATGCATGAATCTTGAAATTGAACTACAAATTGATGTATTTGTTGTTCAAAAAGATTTCTAAACTGATAAATTTTCAACTTCAATTGAACATGCATCATTACCAAAGTGTGTGCTATATTAACAATgaacaataacaataatcaaACTACATTGCTCAACAAGACTTTTGAACATTTTCGCTGGACAAGATTGGGCTGCAGGCTCAACAAATATCTTCACTTATCACTTCAAATAACAGAAATCCCACATTGGGCCGAACCCTTGACCTCTGATCGGAGACCTTTCTTACGAACCAATGGTGTATTTTGGCTCAACCGACTTCAACCAGTCAATTTGCATCCAATCAAATTTTGTCCTTTTACATTTAGCGCCAAACATTAGAAGCGCAAACACAGTGACACTTGCTCTGCACCGAGTCTGAGGGCGCCTAGCTTTTCTCCGCTCATGGATCTCTTACGTTATTCATCTCGATTCTCATCTGGTCAATTCGTTAATCTTCATTGATCATCCGGGCTTCGTTGTCACTCCGCTCGTCTTTTTACAGGTATATTTGCAATCGTTGGCGTTGGTTTTTTAGTAGAATTGGATATTGTGGTGGCTAGATTTATCTAGGTTTAGAAGATCTTCGTGGTTTCATGAgttaattttcaaatcaaagttACCGTTTCCGACACCAAAAGCGAAGTACCACAGAGAACTCCAAGCTTGCCGTCTATGTATTGATGTATAATCTCTTGCTTACGCTCCTACATATTGTTAATTTTAACTTTGTTTGAAGTGTAAATGGCTATTACCCCGCTTCAAATTCGTTTCAAACCAAACAGGTCCAGAATTCTTTCGGTTACAATAGCCAACTTTGGGGTGCAAGCTCTTGTTATCTTTAGGAATTTCATATTTACTTTGTCTCAGTctcaattcctttttttttccgctctgccttctttttaattctttctattCCTGCATTATTTGATTCTAATTTGGCTTCCCCTCCCTGTACCACCCCCATTATGTGGTTTGTTTTAATTTAGTTTCAATGTGTCATATCCTCTAGTCTAAGAAGATTTATCAGTGGGAATGTTAATTGAATATGTTGTTGTATTTTCTTCTGTTGTTTGCCGGTGCTGACAGAGTGAAGTAGAGTTTTTCCCTTGATTCCTTTGGTGGCTGATGGTAAATGCTGTAACTGATGGAGCAAGATTGCAGACGAATCATTAAGCCGAGATGTTGTCTTGGAAGCGGAAGCATATGCTTTTGGAACAAAGCCCGCTGCTTGAAAGGTTAGTTTAGAGCGTATGGCTCTTTCAGTAATGCCTCGTATTGTTGTTTACACCATTGGTGATTGCATCTTTTGCTTTTAATGGAAATTTAATTAGTAATCATGTATTAACCTATCAAGGTAGTATTTTCTGTTAAATGAtggtgttttttattttttatttttttgataggtagggaggggaagtagataacagccaggaggctcgaactcaagacctcctagtgagctgGGCTGACTAAAATGGTTAGGTATAGAATGATGCTGAATATTTCAAATAGGCAATAGTCTGCATGCTTCCTATTATAACTCAAATGTgtgactttttttccttttaacatGAATGTAAGAACTGTCTGATTTTCGTTTATTTCTACCAAACTTGGTTGTGTTCCTTAAGATTCCTTATCATTATGAATGTTGTTTCAGTTTCTCCTACAAGGGGTCAATCCACTAGAGTAAAGAATACTCAATAggtcttgaattgggttgggttcaaaGTTGCTCAACAAAGtacagatttaacatgcaagatAATAGACTAATTAACAGGGCAGCATCGATCAATAATAATCTAAGCATAAAAAACACTTAAACTACCCAAACGTCAAATGGGGGTATagggaagggaacatggcagcaaatATGTGTTAGGTTTAGCACAAATGAATCAAGACACTAAGCATAATAAGCAACCCGCGTAGTTCTCTAAAATCAGTCAACTAATAAGGTAAAGCAGcagggatttttttctttttaggataaCAGAAAATAGATGGCTTGAAAAACAGAGATCAATTTCAGGTTTCAGTGGGGGTGATAATGGGGATAATAGGCAGTCAATGGATGTGGAACAGGGGGGTTTTACTTACCTTCTTGCTGTCCCGATTTGAGGAGAAATAGAGAAGCCGAAGTCCTCCAAAACAGAGGTGCAGTCCACCTTATTTGATGAGGAAGAAGGTCCAGCTAGACGATATAGTGCTCAGCAGCAGCCCAGCTTGTTGATGAGGAACTCAGCAGCAACCCAGGTGGGGTCTATTCGATGGAGGTGATCTCCAGTTACTGTGAACAATGGCTGCAATAGTGCAGCAGCAACAGAGAGAACAGAAacagcaaaagagagagatgaaagtcgagaaaagagagagagtcgagaaagagagaggacaagagtgagaaaagagagagagggagaatcgtgagagagagagaggatggtttttcttcattcaataatttttttcattgtggccaatggccttgcataaataataggataattactaaaaaaaggaaaaggctaatctaggaacataatctcagaaataaagaagtttcttaaaaaaaacaaataggagtgttatttagtttcctacttaactcaatgacctaaataaataagatactgGAATATAAACCTACTAAAACAACAAATCAAATGGGGCCCACAAAATCTTGGGCgataggaaagagagagggaatcaACCAGCATTGGGTAAGGCTAGTCGattcctcccttcttccttccttcttccttcttctttcttctttcttctttcttctagccacaaagatggttgttttttcttcttttgcgtctgtacaccttgatgtctccatcaactctccctagcttggaagaattcacctccggtgaattagAGCTCATGTAATA from Macadamia integrifolia cultivar HAES 741 chromosome 11, SCU_Mint_v3, whole genome shotgun sequence encodes the following:
- the LOC122093539 gene encoding cysteine-rich receptor-like protein kinase 8 isoform X2, which codes for MDDISKCSSHQGGMVLGRSCNLMLQVSPFKGRIDKHIYFVIPAAVLLVLLLAGNYGFYLWRRKKRKERQEDEEVRRNMLQGDEVLDDFSELPFINFDTVKVATGNFSDSNKLGEGGFGTVYKGTLQDGKEIAVKRLSRRSRQGLEEFKNEVILIAKLQHRNLVRLLGCGIEGEEKLLIYEFMSSGSLDFLIFDPIKRSQLHWATRYQIIDGIGRGLLYLHEGSRLKIIHRDIKTSNVLLDEEMTAKISDFGMARIFCEDQNNANTKRVVGTYGYMSPEYAMQGTFSMKSDIFSFGVILLEIISGKRNNSYLMEYGQTLLAHVWSLWNEGKALDFVDPWLISSSSRTEILRCMHIGLLCVQREAADRPTMSNVIVMLRCDSRDLPQPKEPAFTLGRVLVKTDQSTTVICSVNEATISNDMPR
- the LOC122093754 gene encoding cytoplasmic tRNA 2-thiolation protein 2, producing MACAAAACGQTGCCRDEDDEELVVSTKKKAGKPIIKTNSVSTDTASSNRSDSTQAYSSEGSGHRQSLCVKCKIDEALIGDESRVCFGCFRSSLFGKFKVTVTTQDLISPPDNVLVAFSGGPSSRVALQFIHELQQKAQRNLDASRDKSFPVFGVGIAFIDESAISSIPSHEFEQAIQDVRLIVSSLAPPAKELYIAPIGDIFSLDSDDGIERLKELLCAISDVTGKEDLLRHLRMISLQKIASGHGYNKVVLGSCASRIACHVISATVKGQGYSLPADIQYVDARWEVPVVLPLRDCLIQELKMLCHHESLKTLELLDGPHSGINGLVSSFVTLLQEENPSREPTIVRTAEKLTPFNFNRLPETNDSSNHSSFRRRHKKLNFESYESNPSEYFCPICNSPIKNSDLESLKSILGHSETTADIFGASCCSSCQFQILPKEPSTMEHFYSLLPKPMVARVRDGICSNQDWLREQIKDCLLSDDEEGI